The DNA window CATAGTGAAGACAAAATGATTTCCTCATAGGGATTCATGGATGAAGGATGAAGATGATTAAAGATGGAGGATGGGCACgaaatgaaagcaccaattgttaagagATGATTTCTCTTAACAAGTTTCCGGCGTCGCGAGGCGATCGGCGGAGGGATAAACggtagtcgcgggagctttgcccgtcgaccaaaccaagatttaggattgcaaaagaaagtaaaatacgataaaaggaaaataagataatttgatatttcttgaatgatcgaaatgaataacaatgtccactatttataatagtggataccaTGACTTaaggaataagaaaataatcctaataaatatgaaaagatatggtaaatcaataacCAACTAAACAATATAGATATGGGGATAATTTATGAATATGCTTGTATCATAATTCAACCATTGATTgaacatattttattttctctacctCAAATAAATAACcttatagtatatttatatcaaTATATACCTCATTTGTGAGTGGGGACCAAAATAAGAAATCTGACAATCTTGAACAAAGATTTTTTTTCACTGTATCACAGAGTCCCATCGCTGAGTTGCTCTCTGTATGTATTTTTCATGTGGTGTCAATGAGTGGTGATGGAAAAATtactatatacatataaaaaaacTTATTCCAAGTCCAACAAAAACGATGCTTGAATAATCATTCTTTGAAATATTGAGCTTTGAAAAAACAATTGTAGCAGTTACATCAACAGCCACCTGTTTGAATCTATCCACCATTTTTTAAGCATTCCCATTTGTCAAGAAATTTCAGTGTCTGCAATCTAAGAAGACAACCAAAAGAATTCAAATTCTCTGGTCTCCACAACACGTGTGGTCCAAAATTCCACCTCCGTTTTCAAGAATTATATAAAGTGAAGGTAATGATCATATTCACAAACATAATTGTTCCTCCTATAAGAGATTTTGAGGTCAGGTTAGTCATTTCTTAGTTCTTGAAAAGTAGTTGCAGATCAATGGCAAAAGGGTGCAAGAAGAACTTGTTGCACGTGCGAAATATCGATGCGATGAACATAGTTCTTGAACCCCAGCTTTCATTCAAGAATGTAGTTGAAGAGTTGAGAAAATCAGGATTGGATGATGATGCGAGTGGAAATCCTTCCTCTTCCCCTAAACCTGACTTTACGTTCTTCTCTCCGCGGCCGGTTACTGAGCTCGATGCGGCTGCAGTGAAGCTGCAGAAGGTCTACAAGAGTTACCGAACTCGAAGAAACCTTGCAGATTGTGCAGTAGTTGTGGAGGAGTTGTGGTTTGTTTCTCATCACTTTTCTTATTATCATGCATGTTAGCCCTTTCTCCTTCTAATTATGAATTTGTTTCAGGTGGAAGGCTTTGGACTTTGCGGCTCTGAAGAGGAGCTCTGTCTCATTCTTCAACAATGACAAGCCGGAAACTGCAGTTTCACGGTGGGCTCGAGCCAGAACCAGAGCGGCCAAGGTTGGGAAGGGGTTGTCCAAAGATGAAAAGGCTCAAAAACTGGCTCTACAACACTGGCTTGAAGCAGTAAGTCAAAATACTTCTATATATGCAGATACATTAATATCAGATGACATTATAAAACATAGTATGGGTGTTTTTGATAATCTGGAACTAATATTGAGTCAGAAATTGATATTAAGTCAGGATCTGGTCTGTTTTATGATGTCAACTGTTATTTGAGAACTAATATGATTTTCAAAGTATTCATTTTAACAAAGTTCttaaaataacatctcctattAATAGATTAATTTGAATGATGTGTGATATATATTTTGTGCAGATTGATCCAAGGCATCGGTATGGCCACAATTTACACATCTACTACGATGTCTGGTTTTTAAGTGAAAGCACACAACCCTTCTTTTACTGGTACATATATTTGGTTGTTTCAAAAACGTGAAATTATAGTCATGTGGCTGTGCTTTTCACTCACATGCACATGTTGGTTTATTTAAGGTTGGATGTGGGAGATGGCAAAGAAATAAATCTGGATAAATGCCCCAGGATCAACTTGCAACGCCAATGCATCAAATATCTTGGACCCGTAagtccatcctaaaaccaattgttGATATGAGAAATGACCCATTAGATTAATATAGTAGTTTCAGATCTCTTTTAACACCGACGTGGTATTTATTTCTCTTTGATTTGCCAACATGCAACTCCTGAACAGAAAGAGAGGGAATCGTTCGAAGTTGTGATCGAAGACGGGAAGCTAGTGTACAAAGAGAGTGGTGATTTGGTTAGCACCGTGGAGGGGTCAAAATGGATATTCGTGCTGAGCACCATGAGGACTCTGTACATCGGCCGGAAGCAGAAAGGCCGCTTCCAGCACTCGAGCTTCTTGGCCGGTGGAGCCATCACGGCGGCAGGAAGATTGGTCGCTCAAAACGGTCTTCTTGAGGCCATCTGGCCTTATAGTGGTCACTATCTCCCAACAGAAGAGAACTTCCAAGAATTCATATCCTTTCTTCAAGACCATTTTGTCGATCTTGCAAATGTTAAggtactactcccttcgtcccccgAAAGTAGTCCCCTTTTGCTATTTTAATACGTCTCACAAAATTggtctattttctatttttgaaaacttttCACTTCACATTACACTGCTCTGCTCTAATATGATGGATCTCACTATTCACTAATactactttaattacttttctctTTTTGTTTAAGTCCTTATTTTTTTGGGATGAATATTCATTGCTTCTCTTTTGTAGAGGTGTGCAACTGATGATGATACTCCGCCTactataaataaacaaaatccCATTCCCAACCTTGCTAAGCGTTTGTCGCGCAAATGGAGCACCGGTGCTGGACCGCGTATTGGGTGCGTAAGGGAGTACCCAACGGAGCTACAATCCCAGGCGATGGAGCATGTTAGACTGTCGCCTAGGGTGCCATTCGGCCTCATCACCAACTACGGACCAATCCCATCGCCACGCCCCAGTCCAAGGATTCGACTATCCCCTCGCGTCTCGCATATGGGGATGCCTAGCCCGAGGACGCCGGCTGCTAAAGCTAGCTGAGCTCCAACTCCACGTTGTATTAATACCACTCTTAAGCTTATAAGGATCACAAACTAACATCCAAGTCTTCATTCTTTGATTCATTTGGGTCATTGGCCTTGCCACTTAATAAACTCTCTCTGGTTTTGGGTTCCATGTGTTTTCATCATCATTATCTTTGTTCTTCTCTTTATTGAGCTTTAACTAAATGTTCAGATGCTATAATTAATTGTCGAAATTTCGTAGTTGTGCCtagtaaggccatccacaatggggcggacgatagcgcgcccgatgcatcgggcgcgctatcgtccgcaaCTGTGGCaccgcggacgacggacgatgcgtcgtccgcgcccgacgcttagtccgcggatgaagcgcggacgatagggcatcgtccgcgtcatcgtccgcccattgtgggcgacgcggacgatgcaacgcgttttagtttttttttttttaattcgaaaattttgttatatatataccccagcttcacttttcatttgtgtaacaccccaaaatttttgtgacttttattttaatgtgGATGTCAAGTGAAaatttcttttatgaaatttattcatcttctatgtgattgagttagttatgtgaaataattgtcatgagtgatgtggaatgaagtgttcGATATTTTTATATCTTACGATGTTGGGAATTAATTAAGTGAGATCATGCATTTTTATTCTAGCCATTCTAAttgggaattttcggcccccttcaattatttgaaattaatattctcttcttagatttaataaattattttgggatatttatccaaattaaatccaaaccaaattatcataatttgtgctacatgaaattcgaatcTAGCCTACTTCttttgggagttttcgaaaaaaaatcccctatttaataggaggatgaattatttcttttgatttaattggtgccttattgattcccttattttattttaaatccaactAAATCATACCACATTTTATTTcctcaccctaattaaattaagatttgaaatatttccttgtggtaattaaagccaaatttcgccccttccctattttggagaaatcatatttgttcctattttgtggaatcccttctatacaaataaataccaaataaataccTATGCCTAATTAaatggggatgtgaatattttccttttgtaTTGCTCTCCATATCACATGCCCCATATGTTTGTTTGGGCCTTggggaaatttatttatttgttacctattttatgggagtcttttcctataaaaaaaattaccaaatttaaatcatattcccatttaattgaggatttaaatatttctttCCCTCATAATTCAAAATACACCCCCCTCCCTTATCTTCCTACTTtaagatttaaattattttgttcccttatttatgaaatatccattattttatttcctaagttgtgaatatatttctctccaagtaaatattgctatctttccttgctaattaaatcagcaaattttgaaaaatctcCCCCATTCACACgcctattttattcctccatattgtgggattttattttatcctcccacaatttaattattttaattgggtgtgaattaaacctaatacataaaacaaactaaaccctaaccctaaccctagcccatAATTTTTACACGCCTCccctccctcattctctccctcACACGCCTCCCTTCCCCCTCTattcattctctccaaaaatcctccattcatccttgttcttgcttcAATTGGAGTGGAAACTTCAAGATTTACCGAAGAACCGCCTCAatctttgtttctaccgtttgctttaatcaagaaaggtatatttgatccacttttcctcattcttttcattgaaACCTGGATTtggattccttcatgcatatagtgagtgtagagatCGTAGATCTAAGAATTAATCGGGTGGAATTGTTTGGTTGCATAAGAAAAGATGTGTGTATGCGTTTTTGGTTGTAtatgaatgaacttgtggatgaATTGTGGTAAATGCTATGTGAGTTTATGAaaaacatgattgtgagatttttttttgaagcatgattgtgtgtgggaagcatgaaaaattgtgtttggataaatgagaaagaaaccctaattttgaaattgtgaAACCTGAACACTGTGGTGTTCgaacagtggattccgacgtgtttttgactgaccaaacgatcttattttggtgcgaATTTTTACCTGAGTAAAcatcaaggtgttttctgtattgtgtgtaaatttcagcccctcttgacgaaagatgaatttttaataaatttttgaagtcaactgcgcaattctgctagaaacttgtattctcgcccagaaagtttcgtgtTCTATTTGACCGACTAAATGGCCTCTTTTTTATGTGAATTTTGAAATGGAtgaaattttaagtgtcttctgtgttgtgtgaaaattttagcctcattggacatcggatgaagttttgacaaatttttcaattgaactgcgcagtactGCCTGAAACTTTGTGTCCCTACCAGAGAGTTTCattgttgttttgactgaccaaatgacatgattttggtgtgaaattttaactggatgaactttaatgtgtctactgtgttgtgaccaaattttagcttcatatgaggttggatggatttttggtgatttttacaaaccaactgcaccgttctgccagatttgttgttatgttgaaatatcacttgttgccaagtttgggtgaattatatgatgcatgtatgatcaaggaatgtatcctatgacgtgattatgtgtgacacattgagaaatattatggcatgttttccttatgttgatgaatgtttgtgatgggtaatttaagagaacgatgaaaggaacgataggacatgcatgataatgtgaattgatggaaggctgatttgtgttgtgatgttggcaagggttattgtgtgtacttGAGCACGAGGAaagagggttgccttaagttggatattgaattgtttaagcaaacgaggtgggctttctttttcaaaatctctttattttccgaaaatacgatgtggtgttataagggtgatttaacttgttatgtcatgccatgttattttgtttgtgagattgttgtctgatgtcTAGTTCGtatgagcttgctccgttaggctatatggttgtgttgtgaaacgaattcgggtctgagtagggccgcaaaccctatcaggctgtgtacactggtgggatcgtgagccgtccttgctagtcggccggtctcgtgggcgaatagtgtggccacactttcgtcgcactgcgatatgatgattgtgatcgattgattgattg is part of the Salvia splendens isolate huo1 chromosome 6, SspV2, whole genome shotgun sequence genome and encodes:
- the LOC121806424 gene encoding IQ domain-containing protein IQM4-like, which codes for MAKGCKKNLLHVRNIDAMNIVLEPQLSFKNVVEELRKSGLDDDASGNPSSSPKPDFTFFSPRPVTELDAAAVKLQKVYKSYRTRRNLADCAVVVEELWWKALDFAALKRSSVSFFNNDKPETAVSRWARARTRAAKVGKGLSKDEKAQKLALQHWLEAIDPRHRYGHNLHIYYDVWFLSESTQPFFYWLDVGDGKEINLDKCPRINLQRQCIKYLGPKERESFEVVIEDGKLVYKESGDLVSTVEGSKWIFVLSTMRTLYIGRKQKGRFQHSSFLAGGAITAAGRLVAQNGLLEAIWPYSGHYLPTEENFQEFISFLQDHFVDLANVKRCATDDDTPPTINKQNPIPNLAKRLSRKWSTGAGPRIGCVREYPTELQSQAMEHVRLSPRVPFGLITNYGPIPSPRPSPRIRLSPRVSHMGMPSPRTPAAKAS